From the Xylella fastidiosa genome, the window AGCAGCCAAAGTGCCAAACTCAAAAAAAGTCAGTTCAGTTTGTTTGCGTGCTACTTCAACCCTGGAGAAAGCTTCGACCAGGAGTGCATCATCAACCTCTCTGCCATCAATGCGTACTCGCTCGTTGTACCGCAGTAGGTGGGGTGAGGTGTAGGTGCCGACTTTCCAACCTGCCGCGCGCGCTATCGCCTCAATGAACGCTACTGTCGACCCTTTGCCATTAGTCCCTCCGACTACAATGCAGTGCCGCGCCGGATGGACCAACCCCATTGACTTGGCCACAGCGCTCACGCGCTCCAAGCCCATAGAGATTGACTGCGGGTGTTGTTGTTGGATATATGCAAGCCATTCGGAAAGAGTTTTTTGTGCAGTCATGGTGACTAACAGCCATAGGTAAGACAAACGCAGCTGATTGTTATATACCTTTTAGTAAAAAGGTAGAATTCTTTAATGGAAATTATTTTTTGGCCCCTTTTTTATGCGTCACGAATCACGATTTCCTTTTTTAATAAGTGGATATTCCAGTTCCGTAGAAAGACAAAGAATTTACTGTGCACTAATAGCTCAATAAATATCAAAAATAAGATTTATTATTCATTGAAAAATACATGAGGTAAAAGGTTATTATCTGAGTGGATATTTATTAATCTTATAGCCCTATGATCCTTTAAGGAGAGATTTAAATAACGTACTTTTTTGTTCTAGTTGAGGGTGATTGTATAGGTTGCCACTAGTGTGCTATTTCATTCAAAACTTCAATAAGATGCAATAAATCTATAATTTTAATTAGAATTTACTAGAAAATGGATTTTTATTTTGATCATCTTTAACTACGAAATATCATGAAAATTATTAATAAAGTGTCCTGGATAATATGCTTCAGCCCCTCAATCCCCTTAATTTTTTGAATTTTAAATTACTATTTCATTTTTACTTCATTTAATAATTTTTATGTTTATCTCAGAAGGAGTGTGATTTATTACGCGCAATAAAAATATTAATTAAAGATTCACATGGGAATATCATTGAGTTTATATATTCTTAAATTCGGTGAACTGCTTTTATGTCACCACCTAACTAAAATTTAAGGAAATGTCCTGATGAAACGCATTACTTTTTTCTGCCCATTATTGTTATCGTTGTTACCTGTAAGCTCGGCTATCGCACTGCCATTTCCATTACCACTTAATAAGCAATCAGAAATCATTAAAGCGCTTGATCATGGCCTTCCTGTTTCATTTTCGATCGACCTATCCTACTGTACTCCGGAGGTTGGTACGCTTCCTAGTAGCACGCGTGGTGGTTCACCTATCGAAGGATATCGGCTCACCAACGATGTTTTGTCATTCGCCGAAGCTAAGTTAGTTGTTGAACAAACTACTGGCAAACCGATTCAGCAAGTCATGCGATACTCTGTGTATAAGAATGGCAATGTTCACTTTGAAGCGTACCTATATGACGTTCCGACTTTCGTTCAGAAATCTAAATTTTCTTATAATTGCTCAATTAATAGTGGTGTGAATTTCTACTTAAATTGAAGTTAGAAATTTTGCTGTCCGATCATATTTAGAAATCAGGACGAGATGGATACCATCTCGTCCTGCCGAGCACTTAGCTCATTTATTTTAACCCACGGTTATCTAACAGTGGTTGCACACTCGGATTCTGGCCGCGGAACTGCCGATACAAATCGCCCAACTCAATGCTGTTGCCACGCGAGAGAATTTTGTCGCGGAATATATCGCCATTCTTACGGTCTAGACCACCGTGCTGCTTAAACCACTCGAATGCGTCATCACTCAACACTTCAGACCAAAAGTAAGCGTAATAGCTTGCCGAATAGCCGCCACTCCAAATATGGTCAAAATAGCTAGTGCGATAGCGTGGCGGCACTTCTTTCAGATTGACCTTGTACTTCTTCAGTGCATCGGCTTCGAATTTGTCCACATCCTCCAGTGGCGCATCGGCTGGCAAGGTATGCCAAGCCAAGTCTAGAAGTGCGGCTGAAAGGTACTCGGTAGTTGCGTAACCCTGGTTGAAAGTTTTTGCCTTGCGAATACTGTCCACCAAACTCTGTGGCATGGACTCACCGGTTTGGTAGTGCTTGGCATAATGTGAAAACACCTTTGGATCAGAGGCCCAGTGTTCGTTGAATTGCGACGGGAATTCAACAAAATCGCGTGATGTTGAGGTGCCTGCCAACGAAGGATACTTCACTTTCGAAAACATCCCGTGTAACGCATGGCCAAACTCGTGGAAGAGGGTGGTCACGTCTTTGAAGCTCAATAGTGCCGGCTGGCCAGGTGCAGGCTTAGTAAAGTTGCAAACGTTGTAGACCACGGGTTTGGTCCCGGTGATCGCATTTTGTTCAACGAACACATCCATCCAAGCACCACCGGATTTACTGTCACGTTTAAAGTAATCAGTGTAGAACAGTGCCAACGAGCCGCCGTCATGGTCAAACACCTCGTAAACCTTCATGTCCGGATGGTAAGTTGGTATATCTTTGCGCTCCTTAAAAGTGATCCCGTATAACTGATTGGCGGCGTAGAAAACACCGTTTTGCAGCACGTTGTCGAGCTCAAAATACGGTTTGATTTGCTCTTCATCCAAATTGTACTTGGCTTTGCGCACCTGCTCCGCATAGAAATCCCAGTCAGAGGCAACCAACTCAAAGTGATTCGCTTTAGTATTGACACGTTGCTTATCAATCAATTTTTGAATTTCGGCAGCCTCTTTACGTGCTTTTGCAGTAGCCGCAGGCACGGTATCGTTGAGTAGTTTTAGCGCTGCTTCAGGGGTCTTTGCCATCTGATCTGCCAAGTTATAAGCGGCATAGTTTGGGAAACCGAGTAACTTGGCTTTTTGTGCACGTAACTGAGTTAGGCGCTGCACGATTTGGCGGGTATCGTTAGCGTCACCTTTTTCGGCCCTAGTTTCTGAAGCTTGTAACACCAGAGCACGTAATTCACGATCCTTCAGCGAAGCTGATATAGGTTGTTGAGTGGTATTTTGTAATGCGAGTACGTACTTGTCATTGAGCTTACGCGCCTTGGCAGCCTCCGCTGCTGCAGCAATGTCGCCCTCGCTCAGTCCATCAAGTTTATTTTTTTCATCAACCACAATGGCACTTGCCGCTGTGGCGGCGACTAGCTTAGCGTGAAACTGTGTGGACAGAGTACTCTCTTCTACGTTGATTTTACGTAAAGTTGTTTTATCTGCTTCAGGCAACTGAGCGCCGGCATGTACGAATCCTTCATAATCACGTTCGACCAAACGTTTCTGTAATGGGTCCAAACTAAGCGTGTCACGCTGATCGTAAATTGACTTGATCCGAGTGAACAGCTTGGGATTCAAATAAATCTCATCCTGGTGTGCAGCCAGCTTAGGCGCGATTTCTTCCTGAATCTTTTGGCGCGTATCATTGGTGTCAGCATGTACTAGACCGAAAAAAATTCGTGAGACCCTATCCAAGGTTGTGCCGCTGTGCTCCAGCATTTCGATAGTGTTTTCGAAGGTCGGTGCATCGGGATTCTCAGCAATCTTGGTGATTTCAGCCAGATGTTGCTTCATTCCCTCCTCGAACGCGGGCAAATAATCGCTGTCCTTAATTTTATCGAACGGTGGCGCTTGGAACGGTAAGGAACTGGCCGTTAACAGTGGATTGCTGGTAGTAACTGGCATTTGAGGTGTGGTTGTAGTTTTCTCAGGGATTGCGGAAGATTCTTTGGAAGAACAACCAGCAAGCGATAGACTAATGGCAGCAGCCAAAATGGCGGTACGCGAGATCACGTAAAACTCCAAGAATAATTAGGTAAAGGAATCAGCTGGAAATCTTAACCAGATGTTTGTATCAGTGTCATGTGCCATTGAAGTAACCTAGCATAAGGTGCCAGAGCAGCATGATTGATGCAGGGACCGACTTTATCATCACTGAAATAGCATTTGCTGCAACTAGTGAACTCATTTCTGAAAGCCCATTCAAAAAATCGCACATAACGTAATAATAGGTCATGATCTATTGGACTTACCATACTTCGTTTCAATACCATCGGTAAACCCATATGTGAACCGTGTGCAGTGTGCAACTGATATAACGACTACCTTTAAGTTCTACAATTGAATTGAGTTTTTAAATGTGGCCATTGTTTCCAAATTTGTAATTAAATTCGCGCTATAAGCTATTCTTGCTCTGAAGCAGGTTAAGTGATTTTTTATTTTTCTTAGAATAGCATATAAAAGAAATAAGATTTTATTATTTTATAATCACTATTATTTTTTATTTCATGAACTCATATAAAATTTCTCATGTATTTTTTTGTGCAATTGTTTCTTCTCTACACAAAATTTAACGGCGAGCAGTTTTTACTAGAATAAAATTCATATACAAAAAAACAGCGCTTGCAGAGGACAAGGTGACCTCAAAAGCAATTGAGATGGCCAAGACCGCCCCAATCGCTTTACTGCGTAAGTCATCAAAGTGTCGCGTCTTTAAGCTTTTTTAACGGGCGGGTCTTGATCTTTACCGAAGCTGGCTTGGCAGCAAACCATTGCTCTTCTTTGGTAAAAGGATTGATTCCCTTGCGTTTTGGCTTGGCAGGCACATTGACCGTACTGATCTTCAACAAACCTGGTAGGGTGAAACTACCAACTCCCTTCTTATGCAGTGAGGCATGAATGGTATTCTCCAGAGCACCCAGTAAAGTGCGTACATCCTTGGCTGCCAATGCACTGGATTCAGCCAAGTGAGCTACCAAAGCAGATTTACTCAGTGTTTCTTTGATCGGTTTGATGGTGGCCGGCTTAGCGGTTTGTTTTTTCACTGCCTTCTTCGGAGCAGCCTTCACGTTCTTGGCGATTTTTGCCATGGTGTCCTGTTCCATAAATCAAGTGGTGGTTGGGTCTTGCCGACACCGTAGATCGGCAAGCGCAATAATGTAGGGTAACTGTAGATGGGAGCCAATAGGTTCATAGTAAAGACGATAACAAATCCAGCGGCACAATTGCTGGAAACCACGCATGTACACGTACAAGAATAGCACCATCAATACCATCCATTGGAGATAACTCAGTCGCATTGCCGCTATCAAGCCTATTTGAAAAAAAAAACACATTACAGGAAACGTATGATGTTTGACTTACAACATCGCATTATATCCAGTTGTAACACGACTCATCTTTATGCTACTGCACTCCAGATTGCCAAGTGGTGTGCCATCAGCGTGCCGATGCTGAGGGGAAACATGCCCATAATATTTAGTGAGTGCTCATCGACCTATCCGAAGTTCATCTTGATTGGGCAGGTGAGATGTACTGATACCTCATACGTTAATTTCGACTTGGTGCTTGTTTCCTATAAAGCGATTGCTAATGTGCAGCGGTATTGAAATTTTTTTCTGCATATATACAACCTCTAATATGCATATCCTAACTAAATTAATTAGGAGTACTAGTGTTGTTGGATTGGATTTAATCTTAATTTGGTGCTCTGGAAAACGTTAAATCTTTTAGCTAAGCTAATTACGATAAATAATTCAGGGTGATCTCCCGTGTATCGTATCTTGCTCTCTCTATCACTTTCATTCTTTGCCTTTCCGGTTTTTGCAGGCAACGTAAAGTGCTACAAAGGAAATGCGCCATTGGTTTCCAACGTTGAGGAACGTGAGGTTGCTCAACTGTTTGATCGTTGGAATGCTGCCTTAACCACAGGAAATCCAAATAATGTTGCTGAGTTGTACACACCAGATGCTGTGCTGTTGCCAACCATGTCTAACCAGGTCCGTAGCACTCCAGCTGAAATTCTTGACTACTTTAAGTACTTTTTAGAATTTAAACCTCACGGATACATTAACTACCGTAAAGTGAATCTTCTGGACAAGAACAATGCATTGGATGCTGGTGTCTATACCTTCGTTTTGACCAACAAGGATGGCAGCAAACGTAACGTGCAGGCACGCTACAGCTTCGCTTACACTAAGAGTGATGGAAAGTGGCTGATCGTTAATCACCATAGCTCAGCGATGCCAGAGGGTAAATGCCCCTAATGGTCGGTATCTGTGCCGTGTTTCCGTTTCGCGTTGTAACAGGGTTTGCAAGCCTGTCTGCACATTGCTGCACAGCATGAACATATTCGATCGAGGTTACATCATGGTAATGACAATCGAAGCCCTCAAGCATCTAGGGCGCGTTGATGAATCTCGGGTAGGACGTACTGAACCATTGCCATTGGATAATCGCCATTACGTCAATGGCCATCCACTATGCGATTCCTTCCCGGGTTTGGCGCTGATCCAATTTGGATTAGGTTGTTTTTGGGGTGCAGAACGTCTGTTTTGGCAATTGCCTGGAGTATTCAGTACAGCAGCAGGTTATGCTGGCGGCGGGGTGCCATATCCGACTTATCGTGAAGTCTGTTCTGGGGAGACGGGGCATGCAGAGGTTGTCTTGGTAGTGTATGACCACACTGTTATTTCATTTGAGCAGTTGTTGCAGACATTTTGGGAATCCCATGATCCCACACAAGGGATGCGCCAGGGCAATGATATCGGTACCCAGTACCGTTCTGTGATCCATTGCACTACATCTGAGCAATATGCTGCAGCATCAGCCAGCCGAGAGGTTTACCAGCAACAACTAAATACTGCTGGTTACACTGCAATTACGACAGAGATACTCCATCCGGCACCACCTTTCTACTATGCTGAGAATGAGCACCAACAATATCTTGCAAAACATCCCAACGGCTATTGCGGACTGGGAGGGACTGGAGTGACCTGCGCGATTCGCTTGCAGGTTTGAGTGGCGATATAGAGAGTTCCATATCCACAGGCTCAGGTACATGCGGCCAGCCAGTCCTTGAATTGCAATGGTGGAGTGAAAAGAGCCAGCCATCGCATACTTTTGGTATGCCGCATTTTTTGAATTCGATCTAAACATTCAGGGGAATCATAAATATAGAAACTTCAGCAGTGGCACAAGGCACTTTGATCAGCATCTGGAAAGAATTTGCTTTATCTGCAACATAGCGATCATAAAAAAAACAAAGATTAGCGCGACTTCATAGTGCAAACTCATTTTGGATGCTGAAGCCCAGGAAGAGAGCAAATGGATACTCTTGGCACAGCCAGCATTGCTTTTTACCACGCACACATGCGGTAGCTTCCTCTAGTTCTTTAGGATGATGAAGCTCACATCATCTTGCTTGCGGATGCCCAAGTACACCGCATGCAAGGCAAGCAACACTGTGGCTTTCAAACCTTTAATCATTCCCTGTACCGACAAAATTATTCCTAATCCTGCCTTTGTTGTATCAGTGTGAGTGTGATTGCGTGTGTGGTTTAGCGATAATGTTTGCTACTCTTCGCTTCCATCTTTGCCTGAGAGGCTAGAATTGATGACTTCATCTGCTGCTGCTTCTCATTCCGGCCTGCCAATGCACTGGAAGATGAGCATAGGTTTTCTTGGCGGTTTGCTAATCGGCTTGGCTGCGCACTATTGGGTTGGTGCTGATGTCGTTTGGGTGCAACATGCCACCCATTATCTCACCACACCGTTTTCCAAGTTATTCCTCAATCTGATCTTCATGCTGATTGTGCCCTTGATGTTCTCGGCACTCGTGGTCGGCGTGGCCGAAATGGGGGACATCAGCGCACTCGGTCGCATCGGTTGGCGTACCCTGGGTTATACCGTTGTGCTCTCATCCGTGGCTGTGTTAATCGGATTGGTGCTTGTCAACGTACTCAAACCAGGTGTGGGTGTCGATCCGCAGTTGGCGCAGCAGCTGCTTAGTGAAAATGCGGAGCGTAGCCGCCAGATCGTCGATTCCACAGATACCCAAATCCACGGCATGGATATGCTGTTATCAATCGTACCGAGCAACGTAGTCGCAGCGGCTTCCAGCAACGATGCCATTTTATCGCTGATGTTCTTCACGATCATGTTTGGCATTGGTATGGTTCTGGTGCCGCAGGAGAAGGTAGAGACACTGAAGCGTGCTATTGAGGGTGTATTTGAAGTTTCGATGGTCTTGATTGGACTGGTGATCCGTCTTGCACCCTATGCAGTAGCCTGCTTTATGTTCAACTTGACGTCGTTATTCGGCCTAGAGTTGTTGATACGGTTGGCGGCTTATGTCGGTGTTGTGGTCCTGGGGTTGTCGCTGCATATGTTTGTTACCTATGGTTTAGCAGTATGGTGGGCGGGGCGTTCACCGCTGCGTTTTTTCCGCGAAACTCAAGAAGCAACCTTGATGGCGTTCTCTACAGCCTCTAGCAATGCCACTTTGCCAACCGCGCTGCGTGTTGCTGACGATATGAAGCTACCGAAAAAAATTTCGCGTTTCGTACTGACCATTGGTGCAACTGCTAATCAAAATGGCACGGCATTGTTTGAAGGTTTGACCGTCATTTTCCTGGCGCAATTTTTTGGTGTGGACCTCAGTTTTAGTCAGCAAGCGATGGTCATGGCAGTATGCATCCTGGGTGGCATCGGCACCGCTGGTGTACCGTCCGGCTCGCTTCCAGTGGTGGCACTCATCTGTGCCATGGTCGGGGTTGATCCTGTCGGTATTGGGCTGATTTTGGGGGTGAACCACTTCCTGGACATGTGCCGCACTGCATTAAATGTGACTGGCGATCTAGCATTGACTACATTGGTGTGCAGAGGCGAGCCTCAGGCAGAAGGAAGTGCTTAGTGGCTTATGGAATCAGTGGGCCTTGATCTGAGATCGTGTCACTGTGGGACAATAGTGGGGCATCGTATGACTTTCACGATGCCCCTTTCTCTACCGTCGATGCATCATGACCAAACCCACACGCCGCCAGTTGGCCAACGCAATCCGTTTCCTTGCCGCTGATGCAGTACAAGCTGCTCATTCTGGGCACCCGGGCATGCCGATGGGAATGGCAGATATCGCTGAAGTTCTTTGGAACGATTTCCTACGCCATAACCCTAACAACCCGAACTGGTTTAACCGTGACCGCTTCATTCTTTCCAACGGTCACGGCTCGATGTTGCAATATGCATTGCTGCATTTAAGTGGCTATGACCTGCCGTTAGATGAACTCAAGCAATTCCGTCAGCTGCATAGCAAAACAGCTGGTCATCCTGAGCGTAGCGAGACCCCAGGGATTGAGACGACTACTGGGCCGCTTGGTCAGGGGTTTGCTAACGCAGTGGGTTTTGCCTTGGCCGAGAAACTTCTAGCGCAACGCTACAACCGTCCGGAACATCTCATTGTCGATCACCGCACCTGGGTGTTCATGGGCGACGGCTGTCTCATGGAAGGTATCTCACATGAAGCAGCCGCGCTGGCGGGTACCTGGAACTTAGGCAAATTGATTTGTTTCTGGGATGACAACAATATTTCTATTGATGGCAATACTGCGGGTTGGTTTACCGAAGACACTCCAGCACGATTCGAAGCCTATGGTTGGCATGTAATCCGCGATATTGATGGCCATGATGCGGAAAAAATCGCAACCGCAATCCAAGCCGCCGTTGCTCAAGAGAACAAGCCCTCATTGCTATGCTGCCGTACCGTGATCGGATTTGGCTCACCAAATAAAGCTGGTAAAGAATCTTCGCATGGTGCCCCACTAGGAGCGGAGGAACTGGAGGCCACGCGTAAGATGTTGGATTGGCCATACGGCCCGTTCGAGATTCCGTCCGAGATTTACGATGGTTGGCGTGCTAACGGCACAGGCATGCTACGTCAAGCTGAGTGGGAGCAGGCGTTCGACAACTATGCCCGACAGTATCCTAAGGAAGCAGCTGAATTAACCCGGCGCTCCCACGCTGAGTTACCTACTGATTTTCTCAGCCAATTGGATGCTTACATTGCCAAAGTTCACGCTGTGGGGCCCTGCATTGCTTCCCGTAAAGCATCGCAGATGGCGATTGAAGCATTTGCACCTTTACTTCCCGAGTTAATTGGTGGCTCGGCTGACTTGGCACATTCCAATCTAACGTTGTGGAAAGGGAGCCAAACAGTTGTTGGCGACGCCCCCAACGCCAACTATGCCTATTACGGCGTACGTGAGTTTGGGATGAGTGCCATCGCAAATGGACTTGCATTGCATGGCGGCTTTATCCCCTTCGACGCGACATTTCTAGTATTCAGTGATTACGCCCGCAACGCAGTGCGTATGAGTGCATTGATCCCAGCACATGTGATTCACGTTTACACACATGATTCAATCGGACTTGGCGAAGACGGTCCAACGCATCAGCCTGTTGAACACTTAGCCGCACTGCGCTATATCCCGAACAATGACGTGTGGCGTCCCTGTGACGCAGTTGAATCTGCAGTGGCATGGAAGGCGGCGATCACTCGCAATAACGGCCCGAGCTGTTTGGTGTTCAGCCGCCAAAACTTGCCGCACCAACCGCGCCATGATGCACAACTTGAGCAGATTGCACGCGGTGGCTATATCTTGGCTGACGCGGCGAGCAGCATCCCAGACATCATTTTGATCGCGACCGGCTCGGAAGTCAGCCTAGCGATCGAAGCGAAAAAGACACTTGATGCGATGCAGCTAAAAACACGCGTGGTCTCGATGCCATCGACCAATGTGTTTGAACGTCAGGACCCCACCTACCGTGAGTCGGTCCTCCCATCGAAAGTCCACAAGCGTGTTGCAATAGAAGCTGGCGTCACTGGTTTTTGGTGGCAATACGTAGGGTTACATGGTGCCGTGATTGGCCTGGACACCTTTGGTGCATCAGCCCCAGCGGATGTGTTGTACAAACATTTTAATATCACTGCAGAACACGTGGTCGAAGTCGCAAAGGCACTATGTGGAAGAGCTGAGACAACACTATCTCTTCCGTACTATCACCAAATGCCGCTCTCCGGTTAGCTTGGGGACTTGCAATCGGTGTACTGCTTCGACAACCCAATGGGGTGGCAACATGGCGATCTCCTCATGAGGATAGGCACCCTTCATCGCCAGCAACGTCCCCTCAGATTTGAGCAGATGCCCGCCAACCGTAACAATGCCGTTTAATGTATCCAAGGCACGTGCAGTGAGATGCTCATACATGAGAGCTTCGTCCAACGCCTCGGCACGC encodes:
- a CDS encoding VirK family protein; this encodes MKRITFFCPLLLSLLPVSSAIALPFPLPLNKQSEIIKALDHGLPVSFSIDLSYCTPEVGTLPSSTRGGSPIEGYRLTNDVLSFAEAKLVVEQTTGKPIQQVMRYSVYKNGNVHFEAYLYDVPTFVQKSKFSYNCSINSGVNFYLN
- the dcp gene encoding peptidyl-dipeptidase Dcp, whose amino-acid sequence is MSRTAILAAAISLSLAGCSSKESSAIPEKTTTTPQMPVTTSNPLLTASSLPFQAPPFDKIKDSDYLPAFEEGMKQHLAEITKIAENPDAPTFENTIEMLEHSGTTLDRVSRIFFGLVHADTNDTRQKIQEEIAPKLAAHQDEIYLNPKLFTRIKSIYDQRDTLSLDPLQKRLVERDYEGFVHAGAQLPEADKTTLRKINVEESTLSTQFHAKLVAATAASAIVVDEKNKLDGLSEGDIAAAAEAAKARKLNDKYVLALQNTTQQPISASLKDRELRALVLQASETRAEKGDANDTRQIVQRLTQLRAQKAKLLGFPNYAAYNLADQMAKTPEAALKLLNDTVPAATAKARKEAAEIQKLIDKQRVNTKANHFELVASDWDFYAEQVRKAKYNLDEEQIKPYFELDNVLQNGVFYAANQLYGITFKERKDIPTYHPDMKVYEVFDHDGGSLALFYTDYFKRDSKSGGAWMDVFVEQNAITGTKPVVYNVCNFTKPAPGQPALLSFKDVTTLFHEFGHALHGMFSKVKYPSLAGTSTSRDFVEFPSQFNEHWASDPKVFSHYAKHYQTGESMPQSLVDSIRKAKTFNQGYATTEYLSAALLDLAWHTLPADAPLEDVDKFEADALKKYKVNLKEVPPRYRTSYFDHIWSGGYSASYYAYFWSEVLSDDAFEWFKQHGGLDRKNGDIFRDKILSRGNSIELGDLYRQFRGQNPSVQPLLDNRGLK
- a CDS encoding HU family DNA-binding protein, with the translated sequence MAKIAKNVKAAPKKAVKKQTAKPATIKPIKETLSKSALVAHLAESSALAAKDVRTLLGALENTIHASLHKKGVGSFTLPGLLKISTVNVPAKPKRKGINPFTKEEQWFAAKPASVKIKTRPLKKLKDATL
- a CDS encoding SgcJ/EcaC family oxidoreductase, with product MYRILLSLSLSFFAFPVFAGNVKCYKGNAPLVSNVEEREVAQLFDRWNAALTTGNPNNVAELYTPDAVLLPTMSNQVRSTPAEILDYFKYFLEFKPHGYINYRKVNLLDKNNALDAGVYTFVLTNKDGSKRNVQARYSFAYTKSDGKWLIVNHHSSAMPEGKCP
- the msrA gene encoding peptide-methionine (S)-S-oxide reductase MsrA, with protein sequence MVMTIEALKHLGRVDESRVGRTEPLPLDNRHYVNGHPLCDSFPGLALIQFGLGCFWGAERLFWQLPGVFSTAAGYAGGGVPYPTYREVCSGETGHAEVVLVVYDHTVISFEQLLQTFWESHDPTQGMRQGNDIGTQYRSVIHCTTSEQYAAASASREVYQQQLNTAGYTAITTEILHPAPPFYYAENEHQQYLAKHPNGYCGLGGTGVTCAIRLQV
- a CDS encoding dicarboxylate/amino acid:cation symporter translates to MTSSAAASHSGLPMHWKMSIGFLGGLLIGLAAHYWVGADVVWVQHATHYLTTPFSKLFLNLIFMLIVPLMFSALVVGVAEMGDISALGRIGWRTLGYTVVLSSVAVLIGLVLVNVLKPGVGVDPQLAQQLLSENAERSRQIVDSTDTQIHGMDMLLSIVPSNVVAAASSNDAILSLMFFTIMFGIGMVLVPQEKVETLKRAIEGVFEVSMVLIGLVIRLAPYAVACFMFNLTSLFGLELLIRLAAYVGVVVLGLSLHMFVTYGLAVWWAGRSPLRFFRETQEATLMAFSTASSNATLPTALRVADDMKLPKKISRFVLTIGATANQNGTALFEGLTVIFLAQFFGVDLSFSQQAMVMAVCILGGIGTAGVPSGSLPVVALICAMVGVDPVGIGLILGVNHFLDMCRTALNVTGDLALTTLVCRGEPQAEGSA
- the tkt gene encoding transketolase, giving the protein MTKPTRRQLANAIRFLAADAVQAAHSGHPGMPMGMADIAEVLWNDFLRHNPNNPNWFNRDRFILSNGHGSMLQYALLHLSGYDLPLDELKQFRQLHSKTAGHPERSETPGIETTTGPLGQGFANAVGFALAEKLLAQRYNRPEHLIVDHRTWVFMGDGCLMEGISHEAAALAGTWNLGKLICFWDDNNISIDGNTAGWFTEDTPARFEAYGWHVIRDIDGHDAEKIATAIQAAVAQENKPSLLCCRTVIGFGSPNKAGKESSHGAPLGAEELEATRKMLDWPYGPFEIPSEIYDGWRANGTGMLRQAEWEQAFDNYARQYPKEAAELTRRSHAELPTDFLSQLDAYIAKVHAVGPCIASRKASQMAIEAFAPLLPELIGGSADLAHSNLTLWKGSQTVVGDAPNANYAYYGVREFGMSAIANGLALHGGFIPFDATFLVFSDYARNAVRMSALIPAHVIHVYTHDSIGLGEDGPTHQPVEHLAALRYIPNNDVWRPCDAVESAVAWKAAITRNNGPSCLVFSRQNLPHQPRHDAQLEQIARGGYILADAASSIPDIILIATGSEVSLAIEAKKTLDAMQLKTRVVSMPSTNVFERQDPTYRESVLPSKVHKRVAIEAGVTGFWWQYVGLHGAVIGLDTFGASAPADVLYKHFNITAEHVVEVAKALCGRAETTLSLPYYHQMPLSG